In the genome of Aspergillus flavus chromosome 8, complete sequence, one region contains:
- a CDS encoding major facilitator superfamily domain-containing protein (drug resistance protein) encodes MMESDMYDATPSPSASRSDVSRNELNGKLPDDPNDDPEALTRTDTTLSAVVPPKELWREILFVVVVCMAQFMTQAGLCISIAPVYIIGRSFQTSTPGELSWFAAAYSLTVGTFILVCGRLGDVLGHRLMFIIGFAWFGLWSLLAGFSVWSNQVFFDCCRALQGMGPAMLLPNAIAILGRAYPPGLRKEMIFSFFGATAPSGFIIGGVFSSILAQMTWWPWAYWVQGMVCFAFAVLGVLVIPHTSRPHFQKDLPIWVRLDLLGAAAGIIALVLINFAWNQAALVGWATPYTYVLLIVGFIIFGGFLWIERIAQCPLLPSAVFTGDLAWVLGCIAAGWSSFGIIIYYFYQFMEEIKGNSPLLATAKWVAAAPSGAIAALLTGFLLGRLPPSVIMFCAMVFFTAGLSVFATVPVDQTYWAQAFVASLITSWGMDMSFPSGTLILSNSMPHHHQGLAASLVTTTVNYSISLGLGFAGTVESNVNDGGRNVLRGYRGALYLGIGFAGLGLVVSILFMFVSWRRSQASHKSG; translated from the exons ATGATGGAGTCTGATATGTACGATGCAACACCGTCTCCATCCGCGTCGAGATCCGACGTAAGCCGCAATGAGTTGAATGGGAAACTGCCGGACGACCCCAATGATGATCCCGAAGCACTGACGCGCACTGACACTACTCTGTCCGCCGTGGTACCGCCGAAGGAGCTGTGGCGGGAGATTCTCTTCGTCGTGGTGGTCTGCATGGCTCAATTCATGACGCAGGCGGGCCTGTGCATCTCGATCGCCCCGGTATATATCATCGGCAGGAGCTTTCAGACGTCCACCCCCGGCGAGTTGAGTTGGTTTGCGGCGGCATACAGTTTGACGGTTGGCACCTTCATCCTGGTCTGCGGTCGGCTCGGCGACGTCTTGGGCCATCGATTGATGTTCATTATCGGCTTCGCTTGGTTCGGTCTGTGGTCGTTGCTGGCGGGCTTCAGTGTCTGGTCGAATCAGGTCTTCTTTGACTGCTGCCGCGCTTTACAAGGAATGGGACCGGCCATGTTGCTCCCGAATGCGATCGCCATCCTCGGGCGCGCATACCCACCGGGCTTGCGCAAAGAGATGATCTTTAGCTTCTTTGGGGCCACCGCGCCGAGCGGCTTCATCATTGGGGGAGTGTTCTCCTCGATCTTGGCACAAATGACGTGGTGGCCGTGGGCGTACTGGGTCCAGGGCATGGTGTGCTTTGCCTTTGCTGTGCTGGGTGTTTTGGTCATTCCGCACACGTCGCGACCTCATTTCCAGAAGGACCTTCCGATTTGGGTGCGACTGGATCTGCTAGGAGCAGCGGCCGGTATCATCGCCCTCGTACTGATCAATTTTGCTTGGAACCAGGCCGCGTTGGTCGGATGGGCCACCCCGTACACCTACGTGCTGCTCATAGTTGGCTTTATCATCTTCGGCGGCTTCCTTTGGATCGAACGCATTGCCCAATGTCCGCTGCTGCCAAGTGCAGTCTTTACCGGTGACCTAGCATGGGTGCTGGGATGTATCGCCGCTGGGTGGTCCAGCTTTGGCATCATTATCTACTACTTTTACCAATTTATGGAGGAAATCAAGGGTAACTCTCCGTTACTAGCCACAGCCAAATGGGTTGCCGCGGCTCCGTCTGGTGCTATAGCGGCTCTGCTGACAGGATTCCTGCTCGGCCGACTGCCCCCTAGTGTCATCATGTTTTGCGCGATGGTCTTCTTTACGGCCGGTCTGTCCGTCTTTGCAACGGTCCCCGTGGACCAGACCTACTGGGCTCAGGCATTTGTAGCTAGCCTTATCACGTCATGGGGCAT GGATATGTCCTTCCCATCCGGCACCCTCATCCTCAGCAATTCAATGCCCCACCACCATCAAGGCCTCGCCGCATCCCTCGTGACCACCACGGTCAACTACTCCATCTCCCTCGGACTAGGATTTGCCGGGACCGTGGAGTCGAATGTGAACGATGGTGGACGCAATGTCCTCCGGGGCTATCGAGGAGCTCTTTACTTGGGTATTGGCTTTGCGGGGTTGGGTCTCGTGGTCTCGATTTTGTTCATGTTTGTATCTTGGAGGCGTTCTCAGGCGTCGCACAAGTCTGGATGA